A window from Bacteroidota bacterium encodes these proteins:
- a CDS encoding FadR/GntR family transcriptional regulator, with translation MSHSFKAVGKAKLLSKTVEEQIEGAIRTKELSPGAKLPTEMELCEQFGVSRTVMREALRVLSSRGLISIEKGRGMFVNQISVDSVTAPMTLYLQMNHDSDNKLHVIEARQLIEPAIAAQCAIRHTKEDADRLLKDHDMLIATAGNLKNLSKVDMAFHLHIAEATHNPVIPLLISPIHKMMPSIKAAVYEVVQEAHKAAVEWHEKILKAILDRDPDEAFRQMTGHLDIAKEHILSVNATSDEKAA, from the coding sequence ATGTCACATTCCTTTAAAGCAGTTGGGAAAGCCAAACTACTGAGTAAAACAGTAGAAGAGCAGATTGAGGGTGCAATACGGACGAAAGAACTTTCCCCTGGGGCGAAGTTGCCCACCGAGATGGAGCTGTGTGAACAGTTTGGGGTGAGTCGTACGGTGATGAGAGAAGCGTTGCGCGTGCTTAGTTCGAGAGGCTTGATTAGCATCGAAAAAGGGAGGGGAATGTTTGTCAATCAGATTTCCGTCGACAGCGTTACAGCACCGATGACGCTGTATCTCCAGATGAATCACGATTCTGACAACAAACTGCACGTTATTGAGGCGCGACAACTGATTGAGCCGGCTATTGCCGCGCAGTGTGCCATTCGGCATACAAAAGAAGATGCTGACCGATTGTTGAAAGATCACGATATGCTTATCGCAACGGCCGGCAACCTGAAGAATTTATCCAAAGTAGACATGGCCTTTCACCTGCACATAGCAGAGGCCACCCATAACCCCGTTATTCCGTTACTGATTAGCCCTATTCACAAGATGATGCCGAGCATCAAGGCGGCTGTTTATGAAGTTGTGCAGGAAGCACACAAGGCAGCTGTCGAATGGCATGAGAAAATTCTCAAAGCCATTCTTGATCGTGATCCGGATGAGGCTTTTCGTCAAATGACCGGTCATCTCGACATTGCGAAGGAGCATATCCTTAGCGTCAACGCCACGAGCGACGAGAAGGCTGCCTAA
- a CDS encoding sugar ABC transporter substrate-binding protein produces the protein MKSILSVILFICLAGCADEKALTIATVNNSDMIIMQRLSPQFEAETGIELDWVVLEENTLRQRVTTDIATNGGQFDVVTIGAYETPIWGKQDWILPLDDLGEAYDYDDIFEPVKNSLSIDGTLYAVPFYAESSFTFYRTDLFEAANLDMPAAPTYEQIASFAATLHDPANNQYGICLRGKAGWGENMAYISTLVNTFGGRWFDMDWNPQLDSPEWAKAVNFYVDLLTNYGPPGASTNGHNENRALFASGNCAMWIDATAAAGYIFNPDDSKVAGKTGFTRAPVATEKNGSGWAWAWALAIPKSSKQSEAGKQFLQWATSKEYVTLVGESEGWTAVPPGTRKSTYARQTYQEAAPFASFTQDAILNADPANPTRDEVPYTGVQFVAIPEFQGIGTQVGQSIAAALAGQMTVEEALASAQEATRRTMAQAGYVK, from the coding sequence ATGAAATCGATTTTATCCGTAATATTGTTCATCTGCCTTGCAGGCTGCGCAGACGAAAAGGCGCTTACAATCGCGACGGTCAACAATTCAGACATGATCATCATGCAGCGGCTTTCTCCTCAATTTGAGGCAGAAACAGGCATTGAACTGGACTGGGTGGTACTCGAAGAAAACACGCTTCGGCAACGCGTAACCACGGACATTGCGACAAATGGCGGCCAATTTGATGTGGTTACCATCGGTGCATACGAAACCCCTATTTGGGGCAAGCAGGACTGGATCCTTCCGCTGGATGATTTGGGAGAAGCTTATGATTATGATGACATCTTTGAGCCTGTAAAAAACAGCCTATCCATAGATGGCACCCTGTATGCCGTTCCCTTCTACGCAGAAAGCTCGTTTACCTTTTATCGCACAGACCTATTCGAAGCTGCCAACCTCGACATGCCGGCAGCGCCCACCTACGAACAGATTGCGTCTTTCGCAGCCACTTTACACGACCCGGCCAATAATCAATACGGTATCTGTTTGCGCGGCAAAGCCGGCTGGGGTGAAAATATGGCGTATATCAGCACGCTTGTGAATACGTTTGGCGGACGCTGGTTCGACATGGACTGGAATCCCCAGCTCGACTCACCTGAATGGGCAAAAGCCGTTAATTTTTATGTAGACCTGCTCACCAATTACGGCCCACCGGGTGCAAGCACCAACGGGCACAATGAAAACCGGGCATTGTTTGCCAGTGGGAATTGTGCGATGTGGATTGACGCAACCGCTGCTGCCGGCTACATTTTCAATCCTGATGACAGCAAGGTGGCAGGCAAAACAGGTTTCACCAGGGCGCCTGTAGCCACAGAAAAAAACGGTTCAGGCTGGGCCTGGGCCTGGGCGTTGGCTATACCGAAGTCGAGTAAACAGTCGGAAGCCGGCAAGCAATTTTTGCAGTGGGCAACTTCAAAGGAATACGTAACCCTCGTTGGCGAATCTGAAGGCTGGACGGCGGTGCCTCCGGGCACAAGAAAATCGACCTACGCAAGACAAACCTACCAGGAAGCGGCACCGTTTGCATCATTCACCCAGGATGCAATACTTAACGCTGACCCTGCCAATCCAACCAGAGACGAGGTGCCTTACACAGGCGTTCAGTTTGTTGCCATCCCCGAGTTTCAAGGCATTGGTACACAAGTTGGCCAGTCGATAGCTGCTGCATTGGCCGGCCAGATGACCGTGGAGGAAGCCCTCGCATCTGCCCAGGAAGCCACACGCAGGACCATGGCACAAGCTGGGTATGTGAAGTAA
- a CDS encoding TRAP transporter large permease subunit, whose product MSPDVIILISVFLLLLLASVPVAVGIGLATMLAMLATADFAPAASTMAQRIATGLDSFTLLAIPFFILAGNIMGRGGIARRLIEFAKALVGWIPGGLALVNVISNMMFGAISGSAIASAAAIGSFMHPKMVEEGYPANYSAAVNVTSATTGLVIPPSNVLIVYSLASGGVSIAALFIAGYLPGIVIGLLLMTVAGIMAKRGGFGAAARTSIGDIFRRFGDAILGLSLILIVIGGIVAGIFTATEAAAIAVIYALLLSMVVYREVAFKDLSSILLETVVTTAVVMLLIGTSMGLAWLLAYQEIPQTVGLMLIELSANPILVLLIINLVLLVVGTFMDMTPAILIFTPIFLPTAVAIGIDPLHFGIIMVVNLCIGLVTPPVGTVLFAGCGIAKVSMTDIVRPLLPMYVAMIIGLLLITFFPQITMWVPGLLGLL is encoded by the coding sequence ATGAGCCCAGATGTCATCATACTCATCAGCGTATTTTTGCTGCTGCTGCTTGCCAGCGTACCGGTAGCTGTGGGCATTGGCCTCGCTACCATGCTGGCAATGTTGGCGACCGCTGATTTTGCTCCCGCTGCCAGCACCATGGCCCAGCGCATTGCAACCGGACTCGATTCGTTTACCCTGCTGGCCATTCCGTTTTTCATCCTGGCCGGCAACATTATGGGCCGCGGCGGTATTGCCCGCCGGCTCATCGAGTTTGCAAAAGCACTTGTAGGCTGGATTCCAGGCGGACTCGCCCTGGTTAATGTGATCTCAAATATGATGTTTGGGGCCATTTCGGGCTCAGCCATTGCTTCTGCCGCAGCTATTGGGTCTTTTATGCATCCCAAAATGGTCGAAGAAGGATACCCCGCAAATTACAGCGCTGCTGTTAATGTGACTTCGGCTACCACCGGACTGGTGATACCTCCCAGTAACGTATTGATTGTGTATTCGCTCGCCAGTGGAGGCGTTTCGATTGCTGCATTGTTTATCGCCGGCTATTTGCCTGGCATTGTCATTGGTCTGTTGTTGATGACAGTGGCCGGCATTATGGCAAAAAGAGGTGGATTTGGCGCTGCGGCACGCACGTCGATTGGTGACATCTTTCGCCGGTTTGGAGACGCCATTCTCGGATTGTCACTCATCCTGATTGTGATTGGCGGGATCGTCGCGGGCATCTTTACCGCAACCGAGGCGGCAGCCATTGCTGTTATTTATGCATTGCTCCTTTCTATGGTGGTGTACCGGGAAGTGGCTTTCAAAGACCTGTCTTCCATTTTGCTGGAAACAGTTGTCACAACGGCTGTGGTAATGCTGTTGATTGGCACATCGATGGGACTTGCATGGCTACTCGCTTATCAGGAAATCCCGCAGACCGTGGGGTTGATGCTGATCGAGTTGAGCGCTAATCCTATCCTGGTACTACTGATTATCAACCTTGTGTTGCTGGTTGTTGGGACATTCATGGATATGACGCCGGCCATCCTGATTTTTACGCCTATTTTCCTTCCAACCGCAGTGGCCATCGGCATCGATCCGCTGCACTTTGGAATCATCATGGTTGTGAACCTTTGTATCGGTCTGGTGACCCCACCTGTGGGTACAGTTTTGTTTGCCGGATGTGGGATTGCAAAGGTTTCTATGACAGATATTGTGCGTCCTTTGCTACCTATGTACGTGGCGATGATCATTGGTCTGCTGTTGATTACTTTTTTCCCGCAGATAACAATGTGGGTCCCAGGTTTACTAGGCTTGCTGTAA
- the eda gene encoding bifunctional 4-hydroxy-2-oxoglutarate aldolase/2-dehydro-3-deoxy-phosphogluconate aldolase — translation MSRSDIVQKITELAAVAVIRADDVTTLKRIVDALVEGGISALEITMTVPRALDMIEELAHSKGDEILLGVGSVLDAETARLAINAGARYVVSPVFKKGIVQMAHRYNLPAMPGCFSPTEIFEAHEAGADVVKVFPAGQLGMKYFKAIKAPMPHLQLMPTGGVSLTNASDWLAAGACAVGVGSALLDPKAIAAGQFQKLTENARLLKANIAQAKN, via the coding sequence ATGTCCCGATCAGATATCGTCCAGAAAATAACCGAGTTGGCGGCTGTAGCCGTAATTAGAGCAGACGATGTCACCACGTTAAAGCGGATCGTGGATGCCCTGGTCGAAGGCGGGATTTCCGCACTGGAGATCACCATGACGGTACCGCGCGCGCTTGATATGATCGAAGAGCTTGCCCATAGCAAGGGCGATGAGATTCTACTGGGCGTGGGATCAGTGCTGGACGCAGAAACGGCTAGACTGGCAATCAATGCAGGGGCCAGGTACGTTGTAAGCCCGGTCTTCAAAAAAGGCATTGTGCAAATGGCACATCGCTATAATTTGCCGGCCATGCCAGGATGCTTTTCTCCAACCGAAATTTTTGAAGCGCACGAAGCCGGCGCTGATGTGGTGAAAGTATTCCCTGCCGGACAACTCGGGATGAAGTACTTCAAAGCCATCAAGGCCCCCATGCCACACCTGCAATTGATGCCAACGGGCGGCGTATCGTTGACAAACGCGTCTGATTGGTTAGCCGCCGGCGCCTGTGCGGTTGGCGTAGGAAGTGCCCTCCTTGATCCTAAGGCCATTGCTGCCGGCCAGTTTCAGAAGTTAACGGAAAATGCCCGTTTGCTCAAAGCGAACATCGCGCAGGCAAAAAACTAA
- a CDS encoding heparinase II/III family protein has translation MLICVWQPLLAQNIPADRVLGIGELSQVLVEEVQRELGDDGMRNTAILASYFRQKFAERFFYDYQTVDDRMALYNRTYGKAQYHQDRAMDHMGKFAGDTQWVLPFDYLNGDAVNAYALRHLARQHKMVDVAFHYFNDEKKPAYISYFKTQQQSLRDALHAGEYETIEDGNGVYEAFRSGYRVLNWLWIHNLFLQEDAYGDEDQLRTIALLLQHAEDLYERNARFRFGNHQTRGMSALAMLAILLRDFEGADLWLERAMLRLSEHLDKEINGDGFQFERSVHYHMSDINNYFYVYQLAQISQLDVDKAWEEKLRTLFTTLAKIAYPDGSAPVLQDDTDNPWGETNDIAGVMTLGYLLFDEPELGFFASDRVDASMYWFLQQKQLDKLDNIEQRRPTYGSLSFPDTHYYIMREGWQPDDKMMIISAGLDSDKPDHQHGDMLGVQAMPYGHPILPNYQVRYSLTDFELFKNSMVKNVALVDDVLQGRDWTSNKGGSGFGKFRTLPNPHVIAWESNDAFDLFAGRHDGFAHIGVDYQRQVIFIKDDFW, from the coding sequence ATGCTTATCTGCGTTTGGCAACCGCTCCTTGCGCAAAATATCCCCGCTGACCGTGTCCTCGGAATCGGGGAGCTATCACAGGTCCTTGTAGAAGAAGTACAGCGTGAATTGGGCGATGATGGCATGCGTAATACGGCCATTTTAGCCAGTTATTTCCGACAGAAATTCGCAGAACGCTTCTTTTATGATTATCAGACGGTGGATGATCGCATGGCGCTGTACAACAGAACCTATGGGAAGGCGCAGTACCATCAGGATCGCGCGATGGATCATATGGGGAAGTTTGCCGGCGACACGCAATGGGTGCTGCCCTTTGATTACCTCAATGGTGATGCTGTGAATGCCTATGCGCTACGGCATCTTGCCCGGCAGCATAAAATGGTGGACGTTGCTTTTCATTATTTCAATGATGAGAAAAAGCCGGCGTATATCTCCTACTTCAAAACGCAGCAACAGTCGCTACGCGATGCGCTGCACGCCGGGGAATATGAAACGATTGAGGACGGCAATGGCGTCTATGAGGCGTTTCGGTCGGGATATCGCGTACTCAACTGGCTGTGGATACACAACCTGTTTTTGCAGGAAGATGCGTATGGTGATGAAGATCAGTTGCGCACAATCGCTTTGTTGCTTCAGCATGCTGAAGACTTGTATGAACGCAATGCACGATTTCGTTTTGGTAATCATCAGACCCGGGGGATGTCTGCACTTGCCATGTTGGCCATCTTGTTGCGAGACTTTGAAGGCGCCGACTTGTGGTTGGAACGGGCGATGCTTCGCCTGAGCGAACACCTGGATAAAGAAATTAACGGAGACGGATTTCAGTTTGAGCGCTCTGTGCACTACCACATGAGCGATATCAATAACTACTTCTATGTGTACCAGTTGGCCCAGATCAGCCAACTCGACGTTGATAAAGCATGGGAAGAAAAGCTGCGTACGCTTTTTACAACGCTTGCCAAAATAGCCTATCCCGACGGCAGCGCGCCCGTCTTGCAGGATGACACGGATAATCCCTGGGGGGAGACCAATGACATCGCCGGCGTCATGACCCTCGGCTATCTCCTGTTTGATGAACCGGAATTGGGATTCTTTGCATCAGACCGTGTTGATGCCAGTATGTACTGGTTTTTGCAACAGAAGCAATTGGATAAACTGGATAACATCGAACAACGCCGGCCGACCTATGGCTCGCTTAGTTTCCCCGATACGCACTACTACATAATGCGCGAAGGCTGGCAGCCGGATGACAAAATGATGATCATCAGCGCCGGCCTGGATAGCGACAAACCAGACCATCAACATGGCGATATGCTCGGGGTTCAGGCGATGCCGTATGGCCACCCCATTTTGCCCAACTATCAGGTGCGCTACTCGCTAACGGATTTTGAGCTGTTCAAGAACTCCATGGTGAAGAATGTAGCGCTCGTCGATGATGTGCTACAGGGCAGAGACTGGACATCCAATAAAGGTGGCAGTGGTTTTGGCAAATTTAGAACACTTCCCAATCCGCATGTAATTGCCTGGGAAAGCAATGATGCGTTCGATCTGTTTGCCGGCAGGCACGATGGTTTCGCACACATCGGGGTTGATTATCAGCGGCAGGTCATTTTTATCAAAGATGATTTCTGGTGA
- a CDS encoding TRAP transporter small permease gives MGSLVKTIDHLLQRVLVFLMAIMVITVTWQVVTRFVLNNPSSLTEELATFLLIWISLLGGAYAFRVNAHLGVDALTRNLTASRKKKVRYFVSFSTVLFAAIIFIYGGSRLVYLTLKLEQYSAALRIPMGYVYIVLPLSGLLMVFYVLAELLHQNKSAGTAK, from the coding sequence ATGGGAAGTCTCGTCAAGACCATAGACCACCTGCTACAACGTGTACTGGTGTTCCTGATGGCTATTATGGTAATAACTGTCACCTGGCAGGTTGTCACCCGGTTTGTATTGAACAATCCCAGTTCTTTGACAGAAGAATTAGCCACCTTTCTACTGATCTGGATTAGCCTGCTGGGCGGCGCGTATGCGTTTAGGGTCAATGCCCACCTGGGTGTTGATGCACTCACAAGAAATCTGACAGCCTCCAGGAAAAAAAAGGTCCGGTATTTTGTCAGCTTTTCAACGGTATTGTTTGCTGCAATCATATTCATTTATGGCGGCAGCCGGCTTGTGTACCTCACCCTCAAGCTTGAGCAATACTCCGCTGCCCTGCGCATACCGATGGGGTACGTGTACATTGTCCTCCCGTTAAGCGGCCTGTTGATGGTCTTTTATGTACTGGCGGAATTACTTCACCAAAATAAGTCTGCAGGTACTGCCAAATGA
- the dctP gene encoding TRAP transporter substrate-binding protein DctP, giving the protein MISGELYTSLQQGIVDGAENNPPNFYQSKHFEVSKYYILDEHAAPPDVLLIGTHTWNKLSDEQRAWVTQAVAESVAYQRKLWDEATTEALQKVADAGIEVIYPDKAPFRSAVAPLYESLEGSEIGGWADKIMNLPPVPEAGAEGDSTLNLPEVN; this is encoded by the coding sequence ATGATTTCTGGTGAGCTGTATACATCGCTACAGCAGGGCATCGTGGATGGCGCTGAAAACAATCCGCCAAATTTCTACCAGTCGAAGCACTTTGAGGTCAGCAAATACTACATCCTCGACGAGCATGCAGCACCCCCAGATGTTTTGTTAATTGGCACACATACCTGGAATAAGTTGTCCGACGAACAACGCGCCTGGGTAACGCAGGCGGTAGCAGAGTCAGTTGCTTACCAGCGAAAGTTATGGGATGAAGCCACCACCGAAGCCCTCCAGAAGGTAGCTGATGCCGGTATTGAGGTCATTTATCCAGATAAAGCACCTTTTCGATCAGCCGTGGCGCCGCTGTATGAGTCGCTTGAAGGTTCGGAAATTGGTGGATGGGCAGATAAAATTATGAACCTGCCGCCTGTGCCCGAAGCCGGCGCAGAGGGAGATTCAACACTTAACCTTCCTGAGGTGAATTGA